The genomic region TGCTATAAAGGCAAGCGAAACATAACCGCTTGTAAAAATGGCGAGAAGGGAGAAAATAACTCCTAAAACTGCTGAAACCCGAAGGGCATTTTCCTGTTTTATATATTTCGGGATAGTGATAATTCCAATAATATATCCAATCACCATAGAAACCATGGTTCCGGTTGCGAAATATTTTGCTGTGGTCAGGGCGATTCCCTGTGAGGCTCCATAACTTATGATACTATCTGCAGCTATTACCTCTACTCCCACATATATGAATAAAGTGATCACTCCCAGGATCACATGAGGGAAATCAAAGACACTGTTTTTCCCTGCATTTGTAGACGAAAGGCTTTCATCTTCTTCATCTGTATCTACTTCTGGCAGGCTGGATTTATAAACCCATAAGGCTAACAGCAGCAAAACCACAATAATTCCGATATAAGGCGGAATAACACGAAGGGCCATTTCATTTAATTCGTTGATCCTTTCGGCTGAAGTGAGATTGGCAATTTCAGATTGTAATTCATCTGCTTTTTCAAGCTGTAAAAAGAAACCGATAAGGATTGGCGCAATGGCCCCGGCAAGTTTATTACAAATTCCCATGATACTGATTCGCTTAGCAGCACTTTCAGCAGGGCCAACAATCGTCACATATGGGTTTGAAGCTGTTTGCAGGATCGCAAGTCCGCTACCCATAATAAATAGACCGGTAAGGAACAGGAAATAAGTCCTGGTGATCGCGGCTGGAATAAACAATAATGCTCCAAAAGCCATAATTACAAGCGCTACGGACATTCCCTTCTTAAAGCCCAGTCTGTTAAGGGTTTTTGTAGAAACGGGAGCCATCACAACGTAAGCAATATAAAAAGCAAAGGTTACAAAAAAGGACTGGAATTTAGTGAGTTCACAGGCGATCTCCAGATATGGGATCAGTAGGGAATTTAGCCAGGTAACAAATCCGAAAATGAAAAATAAGGCCCCAATTATAATTATGGATCGGGTGGTATTTTCGGTAATATTTGAAGTTTTAACTCCTTCTTTTGCGACTGAATTTGCCATAATAGCTAGAAATAGGATTTAAGGTAAGTTTGATTTATTTTTAGTGCTTTTCTACGAAATTTTTCTTTTCTGAAATAATAAGTGCAGCAGCACCTAAAATAGCAATATTCTCTATATCTGAAGTTTTAATTACAAGTTGATCCAGAATTCTCTTAAATGGAAAATCACTAATAGATTCATGTAATGCCTTTTCGAAATATTGGAACGAATTACTTACCGAACCACCAAGAAAAATTGCTTCGGGAGAAAGTATGTAAAGCATTATTTTGATGGCTTCTCCAAGATGTTTTCCATATTCTTCAAGAATATCCAA from Gramella sp. MT6 harbors:
- a CDS encoding sugar MFS transporter, encoding MANSVAKEGVKTSNITENTTRSIIIIGALFFIFGFVTWLNSLLIPYLEIACELTKFQSFFVTFAFYIAYVVMAPVSTKTLNRLGFKKGMSVALVIMAFGALLFIPAAITRTYFLFLTGLFIMGSGLAILQTASNPYVTIVGPAESAAKRISIMGICNKLAGAIAPILIGFFLQLEKADELQSEIANLTSAERINELNEMALRVIPPYIGIIVVLLLLALWVYKSSLPEVDTDEEDESLSSTNAGKNSVFDFPHVILGVITLFIYVGVEVIAADSIISYGASQGIALTTAKYFATGTMVSMVIGYIIGIITIPKYIKQENALRVSAVLGVIFSLLAIFTSGYVSLAFIALLGLANALMWPAIWPLALADVGRFTKAASSLLVMGIAGGAIIPLVYGALAENWNPQDAYWVMIPCYLFIFYFAVSGYKIRKS